Sequence from the Rhodopirellula halodulae genome:
TCACCGAAACGCGGGAAGAGGTCGCCGAGCAATTGCAGCAAAGTGACGGCTCGCGACGAGCTGCACAGGGATACGGGCAAGTAGGAAGGACGCCGTCCGCTGGCGGAAGCACGTTGGATTTGTCGCAGTGAGGATCGCGGCAGCGAAAGTTCTCGCCGCGCATAAAAAAACCGCCATCTGGGATAGATGGCGGTGCCAATGATCTTCAAATCGACGATGCGTCAATTCAGGCGGGGGTCACGTTTTCAGCACAAGGGCCTTTGGGGCCGCGGCCTTCGGTGTAAGTGACTTTTTGACCTTCTTGCAACTCGTCGTAGCTGACGCCTTCAACGTTCGAGCAGTGGAAGAACAAGTCTTTTGGCCCCCCAGTGTCGATAAAACCGAAACCTTTGTCGGTGAGCCGCTTGATTGTACCTTCTGCCATTCTTCTTCTTCCGTTCGTGTAACTTCGTGGTGTTTCTCACGCCGAGTGCGTGAGCTATCCCACCACGAGGGGGACTATAACAGAATCAGGTGGGTCCATGGGAAGATACCCTGTTCAAAATTCGCGGATTCCCGGAAATCGCAAAGTTTGATTGCAAAACCAAGCGAATTCAGGTGGGAATCGATGCCTATCGGACGTGAATTTTTTGTGACTGGATCGTGATCGTGTTCACGTCCGCGTCGTAGGTTGCTTTTCCGGAGACCGTGACCACGTCTCCTTTGGCAAGTCCCGCCAATTGGTCCGCTCGCGTTTCGCGAACGGAGCCGGCATTGTCGATGATTTGAACCACCGCTTTTGGTGCGTTGGCCGCGCGACGTTTGCAGAAGGGGCAGTTGTCCGCGTGCTCCGGATCACCGCCCGTGTGGGCTTCGTCGGGCAATTCACTGAGCATGAACGTAGCGGAGCCAGGTTCGAACGCTTCGAATTCGCCCGCGTCAACTTTGCCCACCAGCGTCAATTCTTCGGGTGGGGTGGATTCCTCGGCGTCGTAGAGTTCTTTGACCTCTGTTAACGAAAGAGCTGTCTCCGGAGCGGATTCAAGCAAAACCGTCGGGTCCGAGGCCGCGTTGACGTCGGCGGTTTCCGTGTCCGTGTTGCATCCGTTCGTGATCGCGACGCTGAACAGCATCAAGAAGGCTGGGAAGCGGAATTTCATTGGATGTCTCCGAGGATTTGAATGGCGTCATCGATGTCGCCGCTGACGTCGCTGTAGTCCGCACCTTCATCTCCGTGCAGTTTTGCATCGACCGTTCCGAAGGCTTCGAACAGTGTGTCGATGGCGGCGAGAGCTTGTTTTTTCTGTTCTTCGGCCATGTCGCTCTTCTTCACGCACGATTCGGTTTGCTCCAAGAGATTGCCGATGTCGTGAAGCTCGCCGTGAATCGAGTCGACGTCGTCGTCGCCAAACCCCTTCGCGATGGAGGTTTTCATCTGCGTCAGGCGATCGACCGCTTCGGCAAACGTTTCGGGAGCCGGTTCCGAATCCAAATGCACGAGCGCGTCAGCGTCCAATCCAGCAGCGGCGGCATCGATCGTTTCGTGGTCATGCCCGTGGTGATCGTGCCCATCATGATCGTGTCCGTCGTGCGAATGATCGTGGCCGTCATGATTATGACCGTCGTGGTCATGGCCATCATGATCGTGGTCATGCTCGCCGTGTGAATCGGCGGTCGTTTCCGGCGGAGCGGAAGGCTGGCACCCCGCGAAAGCGAAAAGTGACAAGGCCAGGGTGAAGTGCAGGAACGATTGGGTCATCTTGGCAACTTTCCATCGGGGCAGAGGGGCGGTGTTCGCGGGAGTGATGCTTGGAAGTCGAGGGGCAATCAAGTGATTGCGACTTTCGTTTCGGCATCCACGATTCCGCGTGAAGTGTGTTTGCTACGCACTATTTTAGCGTGCAGTTCGTCGCGAATCCTAGCTGATGAATATTTTGCCAATGCAAAACGATTGCAGGAAGGGTGTCAGCGGAAATCAAATTCCCCGTAGGTCAGGCCATGCCTGACGCTGCTCCAGGTGCCTTACCTCACGCTCTGATGAAAGCGAATCGATTTCGAAAGCTTCTCAGGACCTGTCTTCTCTATTCTGCCCTGCCTTCCTGTTCTCGCTCAGGCGGTTTCTGGCCCGTGCTCGCCATCCCCCTAAGCCAGCGAAGTCTGCCACATCCCCGAGTCATCGACCTATCCGCGACGCAAGTCCGCCGTCCCGCGTTCACAGTCGCTCGACTTTTCTGTCTTACGCAAAGCGGGCTCGATCCAGGTCACTCTGATTCCCTATACTTCCCGGCTATTCCAGTTCGCGAGGACGCCTCGCCTTCGCTTCATTCAAATTGCACGCACGCAGATGAGCATGACCGCCGCTGATCCGACCTCTTCGGTCGCTCCCAATTCATCGAACTCGCCCGCCATCCGTGTTTACAACACGTTGAGCAAGACCAAAGAGCCGTTTTTGCCTTTGCGTGCACCTCGCGTGGGGATGTATTTGTGCGGGCCAACGGTTTATGCCGAATCGCACATCGGTCACATGGTCGGGCCGGTCATTTTCGACACCATCAAACGTTACCTGACCTACAGCGGTTTTGAGGTGACTTGGGTGGTCAACATCACCGACGTCGATGACAAGCTGATCAACAAATCTGTCGAACGCGGGATTCCGATGAGCCAAATCGCGGTGGAGATGACCGCCGATTATTTGGCCAACCTGCGTGAGCTCGGCGTGAACCAAATCGATCACCTGCCGCGTGCGACCGACCACATGCCGCAGATCATCGCCTTCATTGGTTCGTTGGAGTCCAAAGGCTTCGCTTATGCGATCGATGGCGACGTTTTCTTCGACGTGACCAAGGATCCGGGATACGGGCAGTTGTCGAATCGTTCGGTGGAAGACCAGCAGGGCGAAGGCGGCGGTGCGGCGGCCAAGAAGCGAAACCCTGGCGACTTCGCGTTGTGGAAGTCGGCGCGTCCGGGCGAACCGTCATGGCAAAGTCCTTGGGGAGATGGTCGTCCCGGTTGGCACATCGAATGTTCCGCGATGAGTCATGAAATTCTGGGTGAGACCTTTGACATCCACGGTGGTGGATTGGACTTGATGTTCCCACACCACGAAAACGAACGCGCACAAAGTACGTGCTGCCACGGGGCTCCGATGGTGAAGTACTGGATGCACAACGGTTTGATGCGTGCCGGTGAAAAGGGCAAGGTCGGAGGCAAGAGCGACCGCGAAGAGTCGGCGAAGGAAGCCAGCGTTGAAGAGCAGGCGTCCGGCAAGATCAGCCGCAGCAAGGGTGCCGGTGGATTGGCGGATTTGATTCGTTCGCAGACTGGCGAACGAATTCGATTCTTCCTGTTGCGAACGCATTACCGCAGCACGATCATCTACAACGAAGAAACCCTGGCCGAGGCCGGGACGTCGCTCGAAGCTTTCTACCGTTTCTTTGCTCGATTCGAAGAGATTACCGGCGGATCGTTTTATGACTTGGACGCGCCGACCAAACGCAGTGACGGCGACTTTGATCCAGGCAGCGATGCGTTGCTGAACGAGATTCACGCCATCCGCGAAAAGTTCTTGGCGGCGATGGATGACGATTTCAACAGTGGTTCGGCGATCAGCGTGCTGTTTGATGCGTTGCGAGCGTTGAACCGTCACATGGACGCCAGCAAATTGGGGCCGGGTGCGGACGCTGCTTCCGCCGAAGTGAAGTCTTTGGTCCAAGCCGCTACCGTGATCGCTGAGTTGTCTCGCGTGTTGGGTTTGTTTGCGAAGCCGCCCGCCACGTCCGGCGGCGATGAAGCGGATGCTGAATTGCTCGATTCAGTCGTGCATTTGTTGATTGATCTGCGAAAGGAGGCCCGCGAGCGGAAGGATTACGCGACTGGCGATGCCATCCGGGATCGTTTGGCTGATTTGGGCGTCGCGTTGCTCGACAAGAAAGAGGGTACCTCTTGGGAACGCAAGTCGTAACGCAGCGTCCTGCTGCGGCGAAATGTATTCTCGGGATCGACCCGGGGATCAACACCACGGGTTACGCGGTCATCTCGAGAGAAGGCCCGCGGTTGCTGTTGCGTGAGGCGGGGGTGATCCGTTCGCGCGGTCGCGATGAACTGCCCGTGCGTTTGCGGGAAATCCATGATGGGCTGTCGGAGGTTTTCAGCAGTCATCCGATTGAGCTGATGGCGCTCGAGCAATTGTTCTCGCACTACGAACGGCCACGGACGGCGATTCTGATGGGGCATGCTCGCGGTGTGATTTGTTTGGCCGCCGCCACCGCCGGCGTTCGCGTCGAGCACTACGAACCGACTCGGGTGAAGAAGGTGATGACCGGAAACGGCCGGGCACCAAAGAGCCAGATTCAGCTCGCGGTGAAGATGCAGTTGAATCTTCAGTCGGTTCCCGAGCCCGCCGACGTCGCCGATGCGATGGCCATTTCTTTGTGCGGCCACTATCTGAGCGACAATCCGATTGACCAGGCGTTGGCCTGAGCCCGGGACGCTCGAAACCAGAATCAATTCGATCGGCAGCGTCTGGCGATCGGGCTGATGTTCGGGAGATGCGAGGGCTTGCCAGGGAAATGCTAGAGTTAGCCAGCGAGAAGCTAGAGTTGACCGGCGACAAGCTAGAGTTGACTCCTGGAGCAACGTTTTCCCTCGACTGGTGAGTGGTTTTCTTTTGGCTGGATCAGCAAGCCGTCCGTTGGTGGCACAGGGTGTCGTCGTTTCAAGGTCAAGCGGCGTTCGGCGGGATGCTGTCTTTCTGGGCATGGTCGGTTGGGTTCGGAAAGGCGTGGGGTTCCGCGGGCCAATGCAATTAGGCTGGCTGCGGTACGCGTTGTTGCTGTTTGGCGTCCTCTGCCAGTGTGTCACGATCTCGATCACGTGGCCTTTGTGGCAGGTTCGTGACATGCCGCCGCATCTGCCGACGTTGGATGTCCCTCAGTTGCCGTTTGGTTGGGCGTTGATCGCGACGTTGGTGCTGACGGTTTGGCGGCCTCGCGTTGGCGTTGCCGTTCACTTTGGCGTCTTGGTGGTGGCGGCTGTGATCGACCAGTTTCGGTTGCAGCCGCAGTTCTTTTCGATCGCGGTGTTGATGGCTGCTTGCGTGTGGGATGCTGGGCACCGGATCGCGCGCTGGTCGCTGGTGTCAACTTGGGTTTGGGCTGGGCTGCACAAATTGCTGTCACCGGATTGGTTCGGGTATGCGTCGCATTGGTTGGTCGCCCGCAGCGGTTTTGATGCGGATGAAAACTACTGGTGGGTCGCGTTGGTCGTGGCCATCGTTGAGTTGACCGTGGGTGTGATTGCGATTGGTTGGCCGCGTTTGGTTGCACCGGCATGTTGCTTCATGCACCTGGGCATCGCGTTCACCATTTCTCCCTTGTTGGTGGACTGGAACGAAAGTGTGCTCCCATGGAATCTGAGCGTCGCCGTGATTGGGACTTGGGTCATGTGGACGACGAAGTCATGGCGGCCGGAGTTTGGTTGGGAGTGGCTCGTTTTTTCATTCGCGTGTTTTGCTCCGGCCGGGTTCTTTGTCGGTTGGCTAGATCATGGGTTTTCGGGCGTGCTCTATTCCGGCTCGATTCCGCAGGGCTTGGTCACGACACGAAGTGGCGTGTTGCAGGTCGATGGGTGGGGAGATTTGCGCGTGCCGTTTCCCAAAGAGCGACGAACCATTCGGATCTACTTCGAGCAAGTCGGCCAGCCCGGCGACAAGCTGCATTTGTCGGATCCTCGCCCGTTGTTGGACGATGCGTTTTACGTTTTGGGTGGCAACGGGAAGGCTCGTCCCATCTCGCGAGATGAGTTTTTCGCCGGGGTGCCCGTGGTCAACGATGGGCTGGCTGGCTTTGATGGGGCCGCCGAAATGGCGGGAGTCGCGGTGGATAGTCGGCGGGCTTTGTTTGAGCTGCGCCGGGCCGGCGTCAAGCTTCTACGAGCCGCGGAAGTGCAGCCCATTTTTGCCGTGGAGTTTTCACCGGACAACTTCGAGCCGGGCTTGCTGGAGCACTTGGTGAGGCTGCCGAATGTGATGCAGGTGCAGCTCGCGGGGACCGCCGTTCGCGACGAGGATCTGGTCAGGCTTGCAGAGCTGAGGTTGTTGACCGGCGTCGGGTTGAGTCACACGGCGGTGACGGATTCGGGGATCGAGAACTTGAGCGGGCTGCCGTACTTGCAGGTGATTGAGTGCGAGGGCACGGAGATCACGGAGGCGGCGATTGCCGCTGTGATTAATCCAGTGCCATCGTTTGCTGAGGAAATGGATTGATTGATCGAGCGGAAAAGATTCGAGCGAACACAAAAGGCGTCAAGCTTCTACGAGCCGCGGAAGTGCAGCCCATTTTTGCCGTGGAGTTTTCACCGGACAACTTCGAGCCGGGCTTGCTGGAGCACTTGGTGAGGCTGCCGAATGTGATGCAGGTGCAGCTCGCGGGGACTGCCGTTCGCGACGAGGATCTGGTCAGGCTTGCTGAGCTGAGGTTGTTGACCGGCGTCGGGTTGAGTCGCACGGCCGTGACGGATTCGGGGATCGAGAACTTGAGCGGGCTGCCGTACTTGCAGGTGATTGAGTGCGAGGGCACGGAGATCACGGAGGCGGCGATTGCCGCTGTGATAAATCCAGTGCCATCGTTTGTTGAGGAAGTGGATTGATTGATCGTGCGAAGAAGTTTGGGTGAACACAAAAAACGCCCGCGTTAACTGGCGGGCGTGTGTTGTGGTCGGTTGATGGCTTCGCCAGCGTCTGCTCGTGACGCTGGCGTTTGATCAACGCATCATGGAGCTGCTGGGGTAGCCGGAGCTGGAGCCCGTGCTTCCAGGAGAGTAACCGGTTGGTTTGACCGTTCCGGTGTTGGTGGCTCCGCTGGCGGTTTGATAGCTCGCGGCACCGCCGATGGTGCTGGCTGCCTTTGCGGCCGCGTCGGCAGTGGTTTGTGTCGCTTTGGAGGCGGCCGATGCCACCGCGTCTTTTGCGGAGCTGATGGAGCCGGCGATGCCTTCGGGAAGACCAATCGCTGAGCTGGCCGTGTTGTCGCTCGGTTTGTCCGTCACGCTGTTGCTGGCGGTCGTGTTGCCGCTGGGTGCCGCGAAGTCGCCGGGCAAAGTGAATGCCGAGCCGGTGCTCTTGTTGGCAGGAGCACTGGCGACCGAGCCGATGTCGGAATCGGGCAAGGTGAAGCCGTTGGTGCTGGGTTGGCTGCTGCTCTTTCCAGCCAAGGCTTCTGGTCCAGCAGGGGCTGAAGTCGATGGCACGCTGATCGGTGGCATCGCGGTTGGGCGAGGCGTTGGTTGAGTGTTCGCGGCTGGTTGAGCGGGGACTCCGTAGCCATTAGCCGACGCAGCGGCGTAGCTCACTGGCGTGGATGGAGTGCCGCTGCCAGGCAATGCGTACGAAGCCGGTGGCAGCGAAGAGTTGCTGCTGGCCGTCGTGTTGTTTTGGGCTGCCAAAGACGCGTAGGGGTTGGACGCCGGAGCGGTCGGAGTGCTGGGGACGCCGGGCGTGCTGTTGACGGTCGGCAGTCCAGGGTTGCTGGTTCCCGCGTACATGTTGGCTGGCGAGGTGCCGGGCGTCGATGGCTTGGCTGGGGCGGTGCCGCCGGCAACGGAAGCGATCGCATTTGGCGTCGCGTTGGCCGAAGGTGGTTTGGGGTAGGTTGCGGTGGGGCCGGTGCCAGCCAGCATTTCGGCCGAGGGTTCGCCTCGCATGCTGAACAGGTTCAGGCTGGGGCGTCCGCTGCGGCAACCGGTCGAAGCGATGCTGGCGGTCACACAGAATCCGATCGCGGCGTGGGCGACCAGGGTTCGCGCGGCGTTTCGGGTTCGTGCTGATCGTTTGGTCATCGTCGCGTCCTTCCGTCGGTGGCGGAATGGTGTTGTCGAAATGGTTCCAGTTCGTTGGATCGACTGATTCAAACGGTCAGTGAAGCCAAATCGGCAATTCCAATCCAATTGATACAGGTGTCCCTCGTGGGCGAAACGAAGGGCGAGCCTGTAACTAGGAATTTCGCGGGGGTGGTGTCAAGAGAATCCGTTGACCGCCAAGAGGTTGCGACAACCGGGAAAGTCACAAATACATGGCTTGAAAGCCGTCGCCTTCCTCGATTTGTTTCTGAATTTTTTCCAGCCGCTTCTCCGTTTGGGAGAGGTCGCCGGCTTGGATGTAGCGGTCAAATTCGACCGCCACCGCGTGCTTGACGGTTTCAGCCAGAAACTCAACGGAAGGCTCATTCAGCCAGTCGCAGGTTTCTTCGCCGAGCGTGATTTCGAGGTCCACGGCTTTGGTCTTCAGGTCTTTTTCGCCCGTCATCACGACGCCTTCGATGTGAAACTCGACGCGGCCGCGATCCGGGTTGTTGGTCAGATGAAAGATGCAACGGGCGCGGTGAAGGTAGTAGGTGTTGTGCGTTCCGTGCTTGGCCAGCGCGGCTTTGACCCGCAACACAAAGGCTTCGTATTTGGGTGACGCATCGATGGGAACGTCCAACCGAGTCACGGTGCGCAATGGCAAACAATCAAACTCAAACTCGACCCAACGTCCTAACATTCCACTCTCCGGGTGCACTGCGTGACAACTTTCACAAGCGAAATCGGTCGGCATGCGGTTCATGCTTGTGAAACGTCTTTGTGACTGATTTTACCGTGAATTGCGACCCCAACGGGAACTTGTTCGCGGAGGGACGCGTGTCAATTGACGGAGATGGAGCCAGTGGTAGTGATTTGCACGGTGGAATTTTCTTGACGGAGTCTTAGCGGCCGCCTCAAAGTGATTTCAGGTGAAGACCTACTCTGTGCCCATCAACTCATCTTCGAGAGGACTCGTCATGACCAAGACCATTGGAACTGCGACGCTACCGACCACTCACCCCGACGCGATGCCCCATGTGACCGCTCGCGAAATGATGGTTCGGAACTTGATCACGTTGCCGCCTGACATGGATGCGTTGGAAGCGCTCGACGTGCTGCTTCGGCAAAGGATTTCTGGTGCCCCGGTGGTGGACGAAGATGGGCACTTCATTGGTGTGTTCTCGGAGAAGTCATGCATGAAGTTTGTGGTGGGAATGGCGTACGAGAACCTGCCCAGCATCCCCGTGGGTGATTTGGTGGATCGCAATCCGCCAACGATCTCGGAGGAGACTGATTTGTTGACCATCGCGCAAACGTTTCTGGATGCGGCGTGTCGTCGATTGCCTGTGCTGGACGCCGAAGGTCGGCTTCGCGGACAAATTTCCCGGCGGGACGTGATGCGTGCGGTCCGCAGCCATCTGGATCGGCCGGTTCGTTCGCAATCATCGAAAGGTTTGTTTCTGAGTGCGATTCTGTCGTCCGAAGAACGCCGCGTTTAGAAGTTGAATGTGAGATGGCGTTTGAGTCCCCGGCTGGCGTTACGGGCAGGTATGGGCGTGACGGCAAGCGAATTGCCTATCACCGTTGAGCGGATCGGCGCGAGCCGACCGGTGTCACCCCAATCACGTCCGCGTCAAATGCCCGCAATCATTCAGCTCCACACCCATTCAGTCTCTGATCTCCCGCGAAAAGTCGGACCCGCACGGGTTGAGTTTGCGTTTTAGCTCGCTTGCTTTGGGGAATTGCTCAGGAAAGAGTGTTCGGTGATAATGCCGCTCGGCCGCGATGAGGGCGTTTTCTCTCATCTTGCGCGACTTTTTCTTGATTTCCGATTCTCGCCAAGCTGGAGCTCTCCATGCCACGTCCCGTCACGATTTTCACTGGTCAATGGGCGGATTTGCCAATCGAAGAGATGGCTGCCATGACCGCCGACTTCGGATATGACGGGATCGAACTGGCCTGCTGGGGCGATCACTTCGAAGTCGACAAAGCCTTGGCCGAAGACGACTACTGCGAGAAAAAACATGCGTTGCTCGCGAAGCACAATTTGCAGTGCCACGCGATCAGTGCTCACTTGGTCGGCCAAGCCGTCTTGGACAACATTGACGAACGACATAAAGCGATTTTACCGGAGTACGTTTGGGGCGACGGCAAACCCGAGGGCGTCAACGAACGGGCCATCGAAGAGCTGAAGAACACCGCTCGAGCCGCACAGAAGTTTGGCGTGGAAGTGGTCAACGGATTCACCGGCAGCAGCATTTGGCATTTGCTGTATTCGTTCCCACCGGTTCCGCCGTCGATGATCGACGCTGGTTTTGATCTGTTGGCTGAACGTTTCAATCCAATCTTGGATGTCTTCGGCGAATGCGGTGTGCGTTTCGCGTTGGAAGTGCACCCAACGGAAATCGCGTTCGATATCTACACCGCGCAGCGAGCGTTGGAAGCCTTGGACAACCGTCCTGAGTTCGGATTCAACTTCGACCCCAGCCACCTGATTTGGCAGGGCATCGATCCGGTCCAGTTCATTCGGATGTTCCCCGACCGCATCTATCACGTGCACATCAAAGACGCGATTGTGACCTTGGATGGTCGGACGGGCATCAACGCCAGCCACTTGAACTTTGGCGATTCGCGTCGTGGTTGGGATTTCCGCAGCCCAGGTCGCGGTGGTGTCAATTTCGAAGAAATCATTCGTGCGTTGAACGAAATTGAATACCAAGGTCCACTGTCGATCGAATGGGAAGACAGCGGCATGGAGCGTACGTTCGGGGCTCGAGAAGCTTGCGAATTCACCAAGAAGTTGGACTTCTCGCCGAGCAATCGTGCCTTTGACGCCGCCTTCGACGACGAAAACGATTGAGCTTGATGATTGACATCACTGTCAACGGGCGGCCGACTCAGATCGATCGCCCCATGCCGATCGATGAGTTGTTGCAAACCGTCGAAGTCCCCAAAAACTACCTCGCGGTCGAGGTCAACGAAGACGTCGTGCCGCGGGAGGAGTATCCCTCGGTTGTCGTAGGTGATGGCGATCGAGTGGAGGTGGTGACGCTGGTCGGCGGCGGCTGATCCAACGCGATCGTGTCCGCTGTTGCCCGCGGATCTCTTTTCTTTTCGGACCTACAGCGATCGAAGTTGGCAAGGTACGTTGGGTGGACATGATTCATGTCCATTCATCTCTCGAACGACTTCCATGAGCACCGACGCACTTTCGGATTCTCCGTTGAAAATCGGATCGCACACCCTTTCCAGCCGATTGTTGGTGGGGACCGGGCGATACGACACGATGGAACAGATGCGTGCGTCGCTGGAGATCTCCGGGGCGGAGTGCGTTACGGTCGCGGTTCGTCGCGAGCGTTTGTATGACCGCACCGGTCAGAACATTCTGGATTTCATCGATTCCGATCGCTACATCCTGCTGCCCAACACGGCGGGCTGCTACACCGCCGCCGATGCGGTCCGAGCCGCCAAACTGGGACGCGAAATTTTGCGGACGCTGGGCAATCCGGGTGCGGATTGGGTGAAGTTGGAGGTCCTTGGCGACAGCAAGACTCTGTTGCCCGATCCGGCCGAAACCGTGGCGGCGTGCGAGACGTTGGCGGCGGATGGTTTTTCGGTGCTTTGCTACACCAGCGATTGTCCCGTCACGGCTCAACGTTTGAAGAAAGTCGGCGCCGCGGCGGTGATGCCCGCGGGCAGTCCCATCGGCAGTGGCGCGGGAATCTTGAACCCGTCCAATCTGCAGATCATTTTGGAATACCTGAAGGAAGGCGACGAGGACTATCCCGTGATCATCGATGCGGGCGTGGGCACGGCCAGCGATGTTTCGGTGGCGATGGAATTGGGGGCGGATGGCGTGCTGCTGAACACCGCGATCGCTCACGCTCGCGAACCCGTTCGGATGG
This genomic interval carries:
- the thiS gene encoding sulfur carrier protein ThiS, producing MIDITVNGRPTQIDRPMPIDELLQTVEVPKNYLAVEVNEDVVPREEYPSVVVGDGDRVEVVTLVGGG
- a CDS encoding cold-shock protein, coding for MAEGTIKRLTDKGFGFIDTGGPKDLFFHCSNVEGVSYDELQEGQKVTYTEGRGPKGPCAENVTPA
- a CDS encoding sugar phosphate isomerase/epimerase family protein, which codes for MPRPVTIFTGQWADLPIEEMAAMTADFGYDGIELACWGDHFEVDKALAEDDYCEKKHALLAKHNLQCHAISAHLVGQAVLDNIDERHKAILPEYVWGDGKPEGVNERAIEELKNTARAAQKFGVEVVNGFTGSSIWHLLYSFPPVPPSMIDAGFDLLAERFNPILDVFGECGVRFALEVHPTEIAFDIYTAQRALEALDNRPEFGFNFDPSHLIWQGIDPVQFIRMFPDRIYHVHIKDAIVTLDGRTGINASHLNFGDSRRGWDFRSPGRGGVNFEEIIRALNEIEYQGPLSIEWEDSGMERTFGAREACEFTKKLDFSPSNRAFDAAFDDEND
- a CDS encoding CBS domain-containing protein; protein product: MTKTIGTATLPTTHPDAMPHVTAREMMVRNLITLPPDMDALEALDVLLRQRISGAPVVDEDGHFIGVFSEKSCMKFVVGMAYENLPSIPVGDLVDRNPPTISEETDLLTIAQTFLDAACRRLPVLDAEGRLRGQISRRDVMRAVRSHLDRPVRSQSSKGLFLSAILSSEERRV
- the cysS gene encoding cysteine--tRNA ligase, which translates into the protein MSMTAADPTSSVAPNSSNSPAIRVYNTLSKTKEPFLPLRAPRVGMYLCGPTVYAESHIGHMVGPVIFDTIKRYLTYSGFEVTWVVNITDVDDKLINKSVERGIPMSQIAVEMTADYLANLRELGVNQIDHLPRATDHMPQIIAFIGSLESKGFAYAIDGDVFFDVTKDPGYGQLSNRSVEDQQGEGGGAAAKKRNPGDFALWKSARPGEPSWQSPWGDGRPGWHIECSAMSHEILGETFDIHGGGLDLMFPHHENERAQSTCCHGAPMVKYWMHNGLMRAGEKGKVGGKSDREESAKEASVEEQASGKISRSKGAGGLADLIRSQTGERIRFFLLRTHYRSTIIYNEETLAEAGTSLEAFYRFFARFEEITGGSFYDLDAPTKRSDGDFDPGSDALLNEIHAIREKFLAAMDDDFNSGSAISVLFDALRALNRHMDASKLGPGADAASAEVKSLVQAATVIAELSRVLGLFAKPPATSGGDEADAELLDSVVHLLIDLRKEARERKDYATGDAIRDRLADLGVALLDKKEGTSWERKS
- a CDS encoding thiazole synthase, encoding MSTDALSDSPLKIGSHTLSSRLLVGTGRYDTMEQMRASLEISGAECVTVAVRRERLYDRTGQNILDFIDSDRYILLPNTAGCYTAADAVRAAKLGREILRTLGNPGADWVKLEVLGDSKTLLPDPAETVAACETLAADGFSVLCYTSDCPVTAQRLKKVGAAAVMPAGSPIGSGAGILNPSNLQIILEYLKEGDEDYPVIIDAGVGTASDVSVAMELGADGVLLNTAIAHAREPVRMAHAMRLAVEAGRHAYLAGRIPRRLYGTASSPSEGVISTRPYGSQAKEVGA
- the ruvC gene encoding crossover junction endodeoxyribonuclease RuvC translates to MGTQVVTQRPAAAKCILGIDPGINTTGYAVISREGPRLLLREAGVIRSRGRDELPVRLREIHDGLSEVFSSHPIELMALEQLFSHYERPRTAILMGHARGVICLAAATAGVRVEHYEPTRVKKVMTGNGRAPKSQIQLAVKMQLNLQSVPEPADVADAMAISLCGHYLSDNPIDQALA